A genome region from Cucumis sativus cultivar 9930 chromosome 4, Cucumber_9930_V3, whole genome shotgun sequence includes the following:
- the LOC101203567 gene encoding glycerol-3-phosphate dehydrogenase [NAD(+)] GPDHC1, cytosolic, with product MSPSHTNGSTHNCNGLEDKLDELRRLIGKSDGDPLRIVGVGAGAWGSVFAALLQDSYGQFREKVQIRIWRRAGRVVDKVTAEHLFEVINSREDVLRRLIRRCAYLKYVEARLGDRVLYADEILKDGFCLNMIDTPLCPLKVVTNLQEAVWDADIVVNGLPSTETREIFEEISKYWKERITVPIIISLAKGIEAALQPVPHIITPTLMINRATGVPIENILYLGGPNIASEIYNKEYANARICGAEKWRKPLANFLRQPQFIVWDNSDLVTHEVMGGLKNVYAIGAGMVAALTNESATSKSVYFAHCTSEMIFITYLLAEEPEKLAGPLLADTYVTLLKGRNAWYGQMLAKGALNLDMGDSISGKGMIQGVSAVSAFYEILSQSSLNVLHPEDNKPVAPVQLCPILKTLYKILIKRDGTPQAILEALRDETLNDPRDRIELAQSHAFYRPSLLGQP from the exons ATGAGTCCCTCACATACAAATGGTTCAACTCATAACTGCAATGGATTGGAAGATAAGCTTGATGAACTTAGAAGGCTTATAGGTAAGTCTGATGGTGATCCATTGAGGATCGTTGGTGTGGGAGCTGGAGCATGGGGGAGTGTTTTTGCAGCTCTGCTTCAAGATAGTTATGGTCAATTTCGAGAGAAGGTTCAAATCCGGATATGGAGAAGAGCAGGAAGAGTTGTGGATAAAGTCACAGCAGAACACCTCTTTGAAGTGATCAATTCAAGGGAAGATGTGCTGAGGAGGCTGATTAGGCGATGTGCTTATTTAAAGTACGTCGAAGCAAGGCTAGGTGATCGGGTGCTGTATGCAGATGAGATTTTGAAAGATGGATTTTGCTTGAACATGATTGACACACCACTTTGCCCTTTGAAGGTGGTTACTAACTTGCAGGAGGCTGTTTGGGATGCTGACATTGTAGTCAATGGCTTACCCTCCACTGAAACCAGGGAGATTTTTGAAGAGATAAGTAAATATTGGAAAGAGAGAATTACAGTGCCTATTATTATCTCTTTGGCAAAGGGTATAGAAGCTGCTCTGCAACCTGTTCCCCACATAATAACTCCTACTCTGATGATCAATCGTGCAA CTGGAGTGCCTATAGAGAATATATTGTATCTTGGTGGACCGAATATCGCGTCGGAAATTTATAACAAGGAATATGCAAATGCTCGAATTTGCGGAGCTGAGAAGTGGAGGAAACCACTTGCAAACTTTTTGAGACAACCTCAGTTTATTGTCTGGGACAATAGTGACCTTGTGACACATGAAGTCATGGGTGGTCTGAAAAATGTCTACGCTATTGGAGCAG GAATGGTGGCAGCCCTTACCAATGAGAGTGCTACCAGCAAATCAGTATATTTTGCTCATTGTACCTCAGAGATGATATTCATTACTTACTTGCTAGCTGAAGAACCTGAGAAGCTAGCTGGGCCTTTGCTCGCTGACACGTATGTGACCTTGTTGAAAGGTCGTAATGCCTGGTATGGGCAAATGCTGGCCAAGGGTGCACTTAACCTAGATATGGGTGATAGCATTAGTGGCAAAGGGATGATTCAG GGAGTTTCTGCTGTTAGTGCTTTCTATGAAATTCTGAGTCAGTCGAGCCTTAATGTGTTGCATCCTGAAGACAACAAACCTGTTGCTCCTGTGCAACTCTGTCCAATCTTAAAGACATTATATAAAATACTGATTAAAAG GGATGGAACACCTCAAGCTATACTTGAAGCATTGCGGGATGAGACTTTGAATGATCCTCGAGACCGCATCGAGCTAGCACAAAGCCATGCTTTCTATAGGCCTTCACTTCTTGGTCAACCTTGA
- the LOC101203083 gene encoding uncharacterized protein LOC101203083 has translation MGGELPLNAIPLESRPGILLVGSSNVGKRSLLSRLLTVDFEDALNSSSQVSVHGWTINTQYYTADVSVSVAHLHEDFSIEALPMFNQLAALVMVFDMNDLSSLVTLQDWATRVDLQNFDVLLCIGNKVDLVPGHPVHMEYRKLLQKQRLKDSSIDYSDTAEYGISETEGSSLLGDEDSSWETRRSCLEWCIERNIEFLEACASNADFDQCLSIDGDIQGVQRLYGALSAHMWPGMTLKSGDKITKPSLPKEELSEEESDFEIDYEVLSAGSAEPWDDTDYQGCSLNGEGLSMDAGAHRKDDDIAEQNRACQNISKQTKGEENPVAMDGELDQVTNPCEGKHLDLEDLERLMSEIGNMRDSLRLMPDFQRREMAAKLATKMAAMFAGSSDDDDEDETR, from the exons ATGGGTGGAGAATTACCTCTGAATGCAATTCCTTTGGAGAGTCGACCTGGCATCCTTTTAGTTGGATCTTCGAATGTTGGCAAGCGCTCCCTCCTATCTA GATTACTCACTGTGGACTTTGAAGACGCTTTGAATTCATCCTCTCAAGTTTCAGTCCATGG TTGGACTATCAATACACAATACTACACAGCTGATGTCTCTGTATCCGTGGCTCATTTGCATGAGGATTTCTCCATCGAGGCTTTGCCTATGTTCAACCAATTGGCTGCCTTGGTCATGGTCTTTGACATGAACGAC CTTTCATCTCTTGTGACACTTCAGGACTGGGCCACTCGTGTTGATCTACAAAACTTTGATGTATTATTATGCATAGGAAATAAAGTAGATCTTGTTCCAGGTCATCCAGTTCATATGGAGTACAGGAAACTTCTGCAAAAACAGAGGCTTAAAGACTCTTCTATAGATTATTCTGATACAGCTGAATATGGAATTTCTGAAACTGAAGGAAGTAGTTTACTGGGAGACGAAGATTCCTCTTGGGAAACTAGGAGGTCCTGTTTGGAGTGGTGCATTGAACGTAATATTGAGTTCCTTGAGGCTTGTGCGTCTAATGCTGATTTTGATCAAT GTTTATCAATTGATGGTGATATACAAGGAGTTCAAAGGCTCTATGGTGCTCTTTCTGCTCATATGTGGCCTGGGATGACTCTAAAATCTGGAGATAAGATTACCAAGCCATCATTACCTAAAGAAG AATTGTCAGAAGAAGAAtctgattttgaaattgactACGAAGTGCTATCTGCGGGTTCAGCTGAGCCTTGGGATGACACTGATTACCAAGGTTGCTCATTGAATGGAGAAGGTTTGTCCATGGATGCTGGAGCTCATAGAAAAGATGATGACATTGCTGAGCAAAATCGGGCATGTCAAAATATCAGCAAACAGACGAAGGGTGAAGAAAACCCTGTGGCTATGGATGGAGAACTCGATCAAGTTACGAATCCATGCGAGGGAAAACATCTTGATCTCGAGGATTTAGAACGATTGATGTCTGAGATAGGAAACATGCGTGACAGCTTGAGGTTGATGCCTGATTTTCAAAGGAGAGAAATGGCTGCAAAATTGGCGACGAAAATGGCTGCCATGTTCGCGGGCAGTAGTGATGACGACGATGAAGATGAAACGAGATGA
- the LOC101205905 gene encoding calmodulin yields the protein MADQLTDDQISEFKEAFSLFDKDGDGCITTKELGTVMRSLGQNPTEAELQDMINEVDADGNGTIDFPEFLNLMARKMKDTDSEEELKEAFRVFDKDQNGFISAAELRHVMTNLGEKLTEEEVDEMIREADVDGDGQINYDEFVKVMMAK from the exons ATGGCGGATCAGCTAACCGATGACCAGATCTCTGAGTTCAAGGAGGCCTTCAGCTTGTTTGACAAGGACGGCGACG GTTGTATCACAACCAAGGAGCTTGGTACTGTTATGAGGTCGTTAGGTCAGAATCCAACAGAGGCGGAGCTTCAGGACATGATCAATGAGGTGGATGCTGATGGAAATGGAACAATCGACTTTCCAGAGTTCCTAAACCTCATGGCGAGGAAGATGAAGGATACGGACTCAGAGGAAGAGTTGAAAGAGGCGTTCCGTGTGTTCGATAAGGATCAGAATGGATTCATCTCCGCTGCTGAGCTCCGCCATGTGATGACAAATCTTGGCGAGAAACTGACAGAGGAGGAGGTGGATGAGATGATCAGAGAAGCTGATGTGGATGGCGATGGGCAGATTAACTACGATGAATTTGTGAAGGTCATGATGGCCAAGTGA
- the LOC101205676 gene encoding ubiquitin-conjugating enzyme E2 22 gives MATNENLPPNVIKQLAKELKSLDESPPEGIKVVVNDDDFSTIFADIEGPVGTPYENGLFRMKLILSRDFPCSPPKGYFLTKIFHPNIATNGEICVNTLKKDWNPSLGLRHVLTVVRCLLIEPFPESALNEQAGKMLLENYDEYARHARLYTGIHAKPKPKFKTGAISESTTALNVDPTNASALSTDLKNASATALPLVCPTANSITVVRSGQEQQQPNVVTALASESGVGGSGVGEAPAAMVKKESGHLKMQQVGKKKIDARKKSLKRL, from the exons ATG GCCACTAATGAAAATCTTCCACCAAATGTTATTAAGCAACTTGCAAAGGAGTTGAAGAGCCTTGATGAATCCCCCCCTGAAGGCATAAAAGTAGTTGTTAACGATGATGACTTCTCAACAATATTTGCTGATATTGAAGGCCCAG TGGGGACTCCCTACGAAAATGGTCTCTTCCGCATGAAGTTGATATTGTCCCGTGATTTCCCATGTTCTCCTCCCAAAG GTTACTTCCTTACAAAGATCTTTCATCCGAACATTGCAACCAATGGCGAGATTTGTGTCAACACTTTAAAGAAGGATTGGAATCCAAGCCTCGGACTGCGACATGTTTTAACT GTTGTTAGGTGTCTACTGATTGAACCATTTCCAGAATCAGCTTTGAATGAACAAGCTGGCAAGATGCTGCTTGAAAATTATGATGAGTATGCCAGACATGCCAG GCTCTATACAGGAATCCATGCAAAACCAAAGCCAAAATTCAAGACTGGAGCCATCTCTGAGTCAACAACCGCCCTCAATGTCGACCCAACGAATGCATCAGCACTTAGTACAGATCTGAAAAATGCATCTGCCACGGCATTGCCTTTGGTATGTCCAACTGCCAATTCTATTACCGTAGTGAGAAGTGGGCAGGAGCAGCAGCAGCCAAATGTTGTTACAGCACTAGCCTCGGAATCTGGAGTCGGAGGCTCCGGTGTGGGTGAAGCACCAGCAGCAATGGTGAAGAAGGAAAGTGGACACTTAAAAATGCAGCAGgttgggaagaagaagatagatgcaagaaagaaaagctTGAAGAGATTGtga